The following proteins are encoded in a genomic region of Fundidesulfovibrio soli:
- a CDS encoding PAS domain-containing hybrid sensor histidine kinase/response regulator, translating to MMNDLRTRAEAQAMASKTELGNDPSPEGMRRALHELQVHQIELQMQNEELRRAQLELDALRARYFDLYDLAPVGYITLSAERLILEANLTFTALLGLPRGELINKPLNRFILKEDQDVFYLFFQQLLAAGIPRACELRMAKKDAAPIWVRMDAAPSVDEGGALSHRMTIIDITERKHFEDDLLEAKINSESANRAKSEFLANMSHEIRTPMNGILGMTELALMAEIPPRVREYLQFVMQSGKALLDIINDILDLSKIEAGKAELVPHPFLLREGLESMFNAFQASAREKGLGFYHAISPEVPNHLMGDLGRLRQVLTNLIGNAVKFTEMGSVRVSVEMDSLSSPPGSTRLRFKVQDDGIGIPKDRLEKIFEAFNQSGLSSHFKYGGTGLGLSISKSLVEMMGGRIWVESELGRGSSFCFTITLGLLQEQTAPPSEPAEPRAHQGGRRLRILLAEDNAINRILAETLLRQGEHSVVAVENGVEALEALSKEPFDLILMDIRMPEMDGEDATRRIRAGEIPGLNPRIPIIALTAYALKGDRERFLAAGMDDYIAKPIDVDELDSILGKYAGRSLSRQ from the coding sequence ATGATGAACGACTTGCGTACCAGGGCTGAGGCTCAAGCCATGGCGAGCAAGACTGAGCTCGGGAACGATCCTTCACCCGAAGGGATGCGACGGGCGCTTCATGAGTTGCAGGTCCACCAGATCGAACTCCAGATGCAGAACGAAGAGCTGCGCCGGGCCCAACTGGAGTTGGACGCCCTGCGCGCCCGGTATTTCGACCTCTACGACCTGGCTCCCGTAGGCTACATCACCCTCAGTGCGGAGAGGCTCATCCTCGAAGCCAACCTCACCTTCACGGCACTCCTGGGTCTGCCCCGGGGGGAGCTCATCAATAAGCCGCTCAACCGGTTCATTCTCAAAGAAGACCAGGATGTCTTCTATCTGTTTTTTCAACAGCTTTTGGCGGCCGGAATTCCGAGGGCGTGCGAACTGCGGATGGCGAAAAAAGACGCGGCTCCAATCTGGGTGCGCATGGACGCGGCCCCTTCAGTTGACGAGGGAGGAGCCCTCTCCCACCGAATGACCATAATCGACATCACCGAGCGCAAACACTTCGAGGATGACCTTCTCGAAGCAAAGATTAACTCGGAGAGCGCCAACAGAGCCAAGAGCGAGTTCCTGGCCAACATGAGCCACGAGATCAGAACCCCCATGAACGGGATCTTGGGCATGACCGAACTGGCACTCATGGCCGAAATCCCTCCGCGCGTCCGCGAGTATCTCCAATTCGTCATGCAGTCGGGAAAGGCCCTCTTGGACATCATCAACGACATCCTGGACCTGTCCAAAATCGAAGCCGGAAAAGCCGAGTTGGTTCCCCATCCGTTTCTTCTTCGCGAGGGATTGGAATCAATGTTCAATGCGTTCCAGGCCAGCGCCCGGGAGAAAGGGCTGGGCTTCTACCACGCCATCTCCCCCGAGGTTCCCAACCATCTGATGGGAGACCTCGGACGGCTGAGACAGGTGTTGACCAACCTGATCGGCAACGCCGTCAAGTTCACTGAAATGGGGTCGGTACGGGTGTCCGTCGAGATGGACAGCCTCTCGTCTCCTCCCGGATCAACCCGCCTGCGCTTCAAAGTCCAAGACGACGGCATTGGCATCCCGAAGGACCGGCTGGAAAAGATATTCGAGGCTTTCAACCAGAGCGGCCTTTCCAGCCATTTCAAATACGGCGGCACGGGGCTAGGCCTGTCCATTTCAAAAAGCCTCGTCGAGATGATGGGCGGCAGGATCTGGGTCGAGAGCGAACTGGGCAGAGGAAGCAGCTTCTGCTTCACCATCACGCTGGGGCTTCTCCAAGAGCAGACGGCCCCGCCCAGCGAGCCCGCCGAGCCTCGCGCGCACCAGGGAGGGCGAAGGCTCAGGATTCTCCTGGCCGAGGATAACGCCATAAATCGGATTCTGGCGGAAACTCTTCTGAGACAAGGCGAGCATTCGGTCGTGGCTGTGGAGAATGGCGTGGAAGCCTTGGAGGCGCTCTCGAAGGAGCCCTTCGACCTGATCCTCATGGATATCAGGATGCCTGAAATGGATGGTGAAGACGCAACAAGGAGGATCCGGGCAGGGGAAATTCCGGGCCTCAATCCTCGAATTCCGATCATCGCCCTGACGGCCTACGCCCTGAAGGGGGACAGGGAAAGGTTCCTGGCCGCCGGGATGGACGACTATATCGCCAAACCAATCGACGTCGATGAATTGGACAGCATTCTGGGCAAATACGCGGGCCGTAGTCTCTCCCGGCAATGA
- a CDS encoding chemotaxis protein CheB has translation MVKKKAATASGSPKKAPASAKNPAASTEHAGKPTFPVVGVGASAGGLAAFEAFFSGMPDADTGMAFILVQHLAPDHKSILTDLIQRYTRMQVYEVEDGMAVKPDCAYIIPPNRDMALLNGVLHLMEPTAPRGQRLPIDFFFRSLAQDRGDQAIGVILSGTGSDGTVGIRAIKGEGGMVMAQTPSSTEYDGMPRSAIATGLVDYELPPAEMVAQIIAYAAHAIVNASQSPAVRSPKAENALKKILILLRAQTGNDFSQYKPSSIIRRIERRMAVHQTGTLEEYAKYLQHDSAEADILFRELLIGVTNFFRDPEAFKALEEQVIPRLFAGKQPGFILRVWSPGCSTGEEAYSIAIAIQEHMEALKQNFQVQIFATDIDSHAIATARSGIYPASITADVSPERLSRFFSLEPGGGAYRVNKVIRDMLIFSEQNVIKDPPFSKLDLISCRNLMIYWGGELQKKVIPLFHYALNPGGFLFLGTSETVGEFGDLFSTLDRKAKLYQRKEDLLGSQRKALGSILSAVATTGAVQPKAAGRIAGLGKLPLRELTEQALLQRIAQVGALVTGQGVILYLHGRTGLYLEPTPGEVGVHNILKMAREGLRQDLSTALHKAKTSNEAVRHPGLQVKTNGDFTTVNLSVHPVEIDPATGHETPLFLVILEPAPSSVQTETAALSGMGCDDPDVDERITALRQELQAKEEYLHASNEELETTNEELKSSNEEMQSVNEELQSTNEELETSKEELQSVNEELATVNSELQTKVADLSQANNDMNNLLAGTGIATVFVDHQMRIMRFTPAATKIINLIQADVGRLVSHIVSNLSGYDNLVEDVQTVLDTLTPKEAEVQTKDGKWYTMRVRPYRTLENVIEGVVITYTDITEIKETRDLLKKTSDQLGLAVIVRDSSDAVSMLGLDGRILAWNPSAQKLFGFSEAEALAMNIRDRVPEDLRGEELDRIKRLAKGEGQEPYRTRRIAKGGNLVETWVTASALVNEAGQAYAIAVTERVSSTKE, from the coding sequence ATGGTCAAGAAAAAGGCCGCGACAGCATCTGGTTCCCCAAAGAAAGCCCCCGCATCTGCGAAAAACCCCGCGGCCAGCACCGAGCATGCTGGCAAGCCTACTTTCCCCGTCGTGGGTGTCGGCGCATCGGCGGGAGGATTGGCGGCCTTCGAAGCCTTCTTCTCCGGCATGCCCGATGCCGACACCGGCATGGCCTTCATATTGGTGCAGCATCTGGCTCCGGACCATAAGAGTATCCTCACGGACCTCATTCAGCGCTATACCCGTATGCAGGTCTACGAAGTCGAGGACGGCATGGCGGTCAAACCGGACTGCGCCTACATCATACCGCCCAACCGCGACATGGCCCTGCTGAACGGCGTGCTCCACTTGATGGAGCCCACCGCCCCCCGGGGCCAGCGACTGCCCATCGACTTTTTCTTCCGCTCCCTGGCCCAGGATCGTGGCGATCAGGCTATAGGCGTCATCCTCTCGGGCACGGGCAGCGACGGCACAGTGGGCATCCGGGCCATCAAGGGCGAAGGCGGCATGGTCATGGCCCAGACCCCCTCGTCCACCGAGTATGACGGCATGCCGCGCAGCGCCATAGCCACCGGCCTGGTGGATTACGAGCTGCCGCCTGCCGAGATGGTCGCCCAGATCATCGCCTATGCGGCCCATGCGATCGTCAATGCCTCCCAATCACCGGCTGTCAGGTCGCCCAAGGCAGAGAACGCACTGAAAAAGATCCTCATCCTCCTTCGCGCCCAGACCGGCAACGATTTTTCCCAATACAAGCCGAGCAGCATCATTCGCCGCATCGAACGGCGCATGGCCGTCCACCAGACCGGAACACTGGAAGAATACGCCAAGTATCTGCAGCACGACTCCGCCGAGGCGGACATCCTCTTTCGCGAACTCCTGATAGGAGTGACCAATTTCTTCCGCGATCCCGAAGCGTTCAAGGCTCTCGAGGAACAGGTCATCCCCAGGCTTTTCGCAGGCAAACAGCCCGGCTTCATTCTGCGCGTCTGGTCGCCGGGATGCTCCACCGGAGAGGAAGCGTATTCCATCGCCATCGCCATTCAGGAGCACATGGAGGCGCTGAAGCAGAACTTCCAGGTGCAGATCTTCGCCACTGACATCGACAGCCACGCGATAGCCACCGCCCGGTCCGGGATCTACCCCGCCAGCATCACCGCTGACGTCTCGCCCGAGCGCCTGTCGCGTTTTTTTTCGCTCGAGCCGGGCGGCGGCGCATACCGCGTCAACAAAGTCATCCGCGACATGCTGATCTTCTCCGAGCAGAACGTCATCAAAGATCCGCCTTTTTCCAAACTCGACCTCATCAGTTGCCGCAACCTCATGATCTATTGGGGTGGGGAATTACAGAAGAAGGTCATTCCCCTCTTCCACTACGCTCTGAATCCTGGGGGCTTCCTCTTCCTGGGCACCTCGGAAACCGTGGGCGAATTCGGCGACCTTTTTTCGACCCTGGATCGCAAGGCGAAGCTGTACCAGCGCAAAGAAGATTTGCTCGGCTCACAGCGCAAGGCCCTGGGTTCGATCCTGTCGGCCGTCGCGACAACGGGGGCGGTGCAGCCCAAGGCTGCCGGACGGATAGCGGGCTTGGGGAAACTGCCGCTGCGCGAACTGACCGAGCAGGCGCTCCTGCAACGGATCGCCCAGGTCGGCGCCCTGGTCACCGGCCAGGGGGTCATCCTCTACCTGCACGGCCGGACCGGCCTCTACCTGGAGCCGACTCCGGGCGAGGTCGGCGTCCACAACATCCTGAAGATGGCCCGGGAAGGCCTGCGGCAAGACCTGTCCACGGCCTTGCACAAAGCCAAGACAAGCAATGAAGCCGTGCGCCACCCGGGTCTGCAGGTCAAGACCAACGGCGACTTCACAACGGTCAACCTGTCCGTGCACCCCGTGGAGATAGACCCGGCTACCGGGCACGAGACGCCCCTGTTCCTGGTCATCCTTGAGCCGGCGCCGTCCTCTGTTCAGACTGAGACGGCCGCCTTAAGCGGCATGGGCTGCGACGATCCGGATGTTGACGAGCGCATCACTGCGCTCAGGCAGGAGCTTCAGGCCAAAGAGGAGTACCTTCATGCCTCCAACGAGGAGTTGGAGACCACCAATGAAGAACTCAAATCCTCGAATGAGGAGATGCAGTCCGTCAACGAAGAGTTGCAATCCACCAATGAGGAGCTGGAGACCTCAAAAGAAGAGCTTCAATCCGTCAACGAGGAGCTGGCCACTGTCAACTCGGAATTGCAAACCAAGGTGGCTGACCTCTCGCAGGCCAACAACGACATGAACAATCTGTTGGCAGGCACGGGCATCGCCACCGTGTTCGTGGACCATCAAATGCGCATCATGCGCTTCACCCCGGCCGCGACCAAGATCATCAACCTGATCCAGGCCGACGTTGGGCGTCTTGTGAGCCATATCGTCTCCAATCTTTCGGGCTACGACAACCTTGTGGAGGATGTGCAGACCGTATTGGACACCCTGACCCCCAAAGAAGCGGAGGTTCAAACCAAAGATGGCAAATGGTACACCATGCGCGTTCGGCCTTACCGCACGTTGGAAAACGTGATCGAGGGCGTGGTGATCACCTATACAGACATCACCGAGATAAAGGAAACACGCGACCTATTGAAGAAAACGAGTGACCAGCTCGGATTGGCCGTGATAGTACGTGATTCAAGCGATGCTGTCTCGATGCTGGGTCTGGACGGGCGCATCCTGGCTTGGAACCCGTCGGCGCAGAAGTTGTTCGGCTTCAGCGAAGCCGAGGCCCTGGCCATGAACATCCGCGACCGGGTTCCCGAGGATCTGCGTGGAGAAGAGCTGGACAGAATTAAGCGTCTGGCAAAGGGCGAAGGTCAAGAACCCTATCGCACCAGGCGCATCGCCAAGGGCGGAAACCTCGTGGAGACATGGGTTACTGCATCCGCCCTGGTCAACGAAGCCGGTCAAGCCTATGCCATAGCCGTCACGGAGCGGGTGTCTAGTACGAAGGAGTGA
- a CDS encoding sensor histidine kinase — protein sequence MQQQEPVSTMKDTLRRRAEKLAATDEATAGRVLTPEETSRTLHELRVHQIELEMQNEELRRALAELELARERYFDLYDMAPVGYMTLSEQGMVLEANFTLAALLGLPRGALARQPISRFILKDDQDIYYRHRRRLVATGEPQACELRMVKSDSTPIWVRIEATVVQDADGAVVQRVMINDITERKLHDELREQIEGIIRHDLRSPASNAMNLAQLLQLSANLSEEEHHLLDLMMAAGRQMLDTLNRSLDLYKIEVGQYHGEAQNIDCLPLVVSVADALLRFPKHQFLRLEIRSNGLPPGPESSHPCRGQTDLLRAALHNLIQNALEASPPDAAVSVNLTSGSDCRIEIRNKGLIPPDIRDRFFEKYATSGKRSGTGLGAYSAKKMIEAQGGSIEMRTLDETGETSITLHLPGSA from the coding sequence ATGCAGCAGCAGGAACCAGTGAGCACCATGAAGGACACCTTGCGCCGCCGGGCGGAGAAGCTGGCTGCAACGGACGAGGCCACCGCCGGACGCGTCCTGACCCCTGAGGAGACGAGCCGGACGCTCCACGAGCTGCGGGTCCACCAGATCGAACTGGAGATGCAGAACGAGGAGCTGCGGCGGGCGCTTGCGGAACTGGAACTCGCGCGGGAGCGGTATTTCGACCTCTACGACATGGCCCCTGTGGGCTATATGACCCTCAGCGAACAAGGCATGGTTCTTGAGGCCAACTTCACCCTGGCCGCGTTGCTCGGCCTGCCCCGGGGCGCCCTCGCCAGGCAGCCCATCAGCCGGTTCATCCTCAAGGATGACCAGGACATCTACTACCGCCACCGCAGGCGCTTGGTCGCGACAGGCGAGCCCCAGGCATGCGAACTGCGGATGGTGAAAAGCGATTCCACCCCCATATGGGTGCGCATCGAAGCCACCGTGGTCCAGGATGCCGATGGCGCCGTCGTGCAGCGCGTCATGATCAACGATATCACCGAACGCAAACTCCACGACGAACTGCGTGAACAGATCGAGGGCATCATCCGGCACGACCTGCGCTCCCCGGCCAGCAACGCCATGAATCTGGCCCAGCTGCTTCAATTGTCCGCGAACCTGTCCGAAGAGGAGCATCATCTCTTGGATCTGATGATGGCGGCGGGGAGGCAGATGCTGGACACCTTGAACCGCTCCCTCGACTTGTACAAGATCGAAGTGGGGCAATACCACGGCGAGGCCCAGAACATCGACTGCCTGCCGCTTGTCGTTTCGGTGGCGGATGCCCTGCTCCGCTTCCCCAAACACCAGTTCTTGCGCCTGGAGATCAGATCGAACGGCTTGCCCCCAGGCCCGGAATCAAGCCACCCTTGCCGCGGGCAGACGGATCTGCTGCGGGCGGCATTGCACAACCTGATCCAGAACGCCCTGGAAGCCTCGCCCCCGGATGCCGCCGTGTCCGTCAACCTGACGTCCGGTTCCGACTGCCGGATCGAGATACGCAACAAAGGCCTGATACCGCCGGACATCCGGGACAGGTTTTTCGAGAAGTACGCCACATCCGGCAAAAGGTCCGGCACAGGCCTTGGGGCCTACTCGGCGAAGAAGATGATCGAGGCGCAGGGCGGCAGCATTGAGATGCGGACCTTGGATGAGACTGGCGAAACCAGCATCACCCTCCATTTGCCCGGCAGCGCATGA
- a CDS encoding chemotaxis protein CheB, with the protein MAHQTNPAKHETPNKPIGLVKNSGSVTRQAASPSVPAVGIGASAGGLAAFEAFFSGMPADKCPGMAFVLVQHLAPNHKSILAELIRRYTRMQAISTVRAGLYPASIAADDFPERLARFFTWESEGGAYRIPQGTHARFHG; encoded by the coding sequence ATGGCCCACCAAACAAACCCGGCAAAACACGAAACCCCGAATAAACCTATCGGCTTGGTGAAAAATTCCGGATCCGTCACAAGGCAGGCCGCATCGCCGTCCGTCCCCGCTGTCGGCATCGGCGCCTCCGCAGGCGGCCTCGCGGCTTTCGAGGCCTTCTTCTCCGGCATGCCGGCGGACAAGTGTCCGGGCATGGCCTTTGTTCTGGTCCAGCACCTGGCCCCCAATCACAAGAGCATCCTCGCCGAGCTCATCCGCCGCTACACCCGCATGCAGGCCATCTCCACCGTGCGGGCGGGCCTGTATCCGGCCAGCATCGCGGCGGACGATTTCCCTGAACGCCTGGCGCGCTTCTTCACGTGGGAGTCCGAAGGAGGCGCGTATCGGATTCCCCAAGGCACCCATGCGAGGTTTCACGGATGA
- a CDS encoding OmpA family protein — MRSINIRNSRLILALLAMTLLATALPADAAKLIPTVDNFILFLDHSSSMKFFYKGERIVDLGGQSKIVLAKSAAVEFNKLVPDLGYKSGVYTFAPFKPYGPMAPYNRDAVEKAIEPISITYETYGRVTPMGPGLDSLDMILSRQSGRTAVVIFSDGDSNLGVDAVEEAKALQAKYGDKLCFMVVSFADNAHGESVLKQIAALSRCSCFVRGEDFLRDQAARYAFLRCGLYEEMKDMAGETVVFRSIYFDFDKSNIKPEFYPVLDEGVAMTKSKPNTGVVLEGHTDSVGTEQYNQALSMRRANSVKSYFVKKGIDANRVTTVGYGESQPRADNATADGRKLNRRVEIKFKPMQ, encoded by the coding sequence ATGCGTAGTATCAACATCAGAAATTCGCGTCTGATCCTTGCTTTGCTGGCGATGACCCTGCTGGCCACAGCATTGCCGGCGGACGCCGCAAAACTCATTCCCACCGTGGACAACTTCATCCTGTTCCTGGACCATTCCAGCTCAATGAAGTTTTTCTACAAGGGAGAGAGGATCGTTGATCTTGGCGGGCAGTCCAAGATCGTGTTGGCAAAATCCGCCGCAGTGGAATTCAACAAGCTCGTCCCCGACCTGGGCTACAAGAGCGGCGTCTACACCTTCGCACCGTTCAAACCGTATGGCCCCATGGCCCCATACAACAGAGACGCTGTCGAAAAAGCCATCGAACCGATCAGCATTACCTACGAGACCTACGGCCGCGTCACCCCCATGGGGCCTGGGCTGGATAGCCTGGATATGATCCTCTCCAGGCAGTCCGGCCGGACCGCCGTGGTCATCTTCTCCGACGGCGATTCCAACCTGGGCGTTGACGCTGTCGAAGAAGCCAAAGCGCTCCAGGCCAAGTACGGCGACAAGCTCTGCTTCATGGTGGTCAGCTTTGCCGACAACGCCCACGGCGAGTCTGTCCTGAAGCAGATAGCCGCCCTGTCGCGCTGCTCCTGCTTCGTGCGGGGCGAAGACTTCCTGCGCGACCAGGCCGCGCGTTACGCCTTCTTGAGATGCGGGCTGTATGAAGAGATGAAGGACATGGCAGGTGAAACAGTCGTATTCAGGTCCATCTACTTCGACTTCGACAAGTCCAACATCAAGCCGGAATTCTACCCAGTGCTCGACGAAGGCGTCGCCATGACCAAATCCAAGCCGAACACGGGCGTGGTCCTCGAAGGGCATACGGACTCCGTCGGAACCGAACAGTACAACCAGGCCCTGTCCATGCGCCGCGCCAACTCTGTTAAGTCATACTTTGTGAAGAAGGGCATTGATGCCAACCGCGTCACTACTGTTGGCTACGGCGAGTCTCAGCCGCGTGCGGACAATGCCACGGCGGATGGCCGCAAATTGAACCGGCGCGTTGAGATCAAGTTCAAGCCCATGCAGTAA
- a CDS encoding SH3 domain-containing protein: MRVLREITRALAVAASLAIFIVPAIAASSSSTVTAGFTDLPLRKCQGTYCGVVKRLPMGQQLRVLFNDTGGGWSYVEVVGTGEKGWVCNDNVF, from the coding sequence ATGAGGGTCCTTAGAGAAATCACACGCGCGTTGGCCGTTGCCGCTTCGCTTGCCATTTTCATTGTCCCGGCAATCGCGGCGTCTTCCAGCAGCACCGTCACGGCTGGCTTCACTGACCTCCCCCTGCGCAAGTGCCAGGGCACCTATTGCGGTGTGGTCAAGAGGCTCCCCATGGGCCAGCAGCTCCGGGTGCTGTTCAACGACACAGGCGGGGGCTGGTCTTACGTCGAGGTCGTCGGGACCGGTGAAAAGGGCTGGGTGTGCAACGACAACGTATTTTAA
- a CDS encoding glycine zipper domain-containing protein — MSLKWSGMKSSCPTRNNKDPAMRRISLFVLIATSLCFAACTNMSRTEQGAMSGAAIGAGAGLGISAITGGSLGTGALVGGALGGVAGGLYGNQQEQQRYRSY, encoded by the coding sequence ATGTCTTTGAAGTGGTCTGGCATGAAATCATCCTGCCCAACCAGAAACAATAAGGACCCAGCCATGCGTAGAATATCACTTTTCGTACTCATCGCCACAAGCTTGTGCTTCGCGGCCTGCACCAACATGTCCCGCACGGAACAGGGCGCCATGTCCGGCGCGGCCATAGGCGCTGGCGCGGGCCTCGGCATAAGCGCCATTACAGGCGGCTCGCTCGGCACAGGGGCCCTGGTCGGTGGGGCTCTTGGTGGTGTTGCTGGTGGCCTCTATGGCAACCAGCAAGAACAACAACGCTACAGAAGCTATTGA
- a CDS encoding CsbD family protein yields MKSGTKDIVEGTLHQVKGRIKEAAGVLTGDDRMQAEGVTEKISGNIQKKIGHAKKVLDE; encoded by the coding sequence ATGAAATCCGGGACAAAGGACATTGTGGAAGGCACGCTGCACCAGGTTAAAGGCCGGATCAAGGAAGCGGCAGGTGTTCTAACCGGAGATGATCGCATGCAGGCGGAAGGCGTCACAGAGAAGATCAGCGGGAACATCCAGAAGAAGATCGGCCACGCCAAAAAAGTACTGGACGAGTAG
- a CDS encoding DUF3309 family protein, giving the protein MGTILIIILVLALLGIIPIWPHSRSWGYGPSGGLSLIVIIILILLLLGKI; this is encoded by the coding sequence ATCGGAACAATCCTGATCATCATCCTTGTTCTTGCTCTCTTGGGAATTATTCCAATCTGGCCCCATAGCAGATCCTGGGGATACGGTCCAAGCGGCGGGCTGAGCCTTATTGTCATCATCATCCTGATCTTGCTTCTGCTTGGCAAGATATAG
- a CDS encoding sigma-54-dependent transcriptional regulator, which produces MARILIVDDDEITRAMLSTILNGEGHTALTEPTLTAGLKRARSTPCDVLYLDVALPDGNGLEAVPTFLDMPSNPEVIIITSSGDPNGAEKAIRNGAWDYIEKSYTRQDILLSIRQALAYRAKKLDALPVKRGRIIGSSPQLEKCIQEMSQAARSNVSVLVYGETGVGKDLFAHALHENSAVSKGPFIIVDCASLHPSIASRELFGHKKGSFTSAITTNQGLIQQAHGGTLFLDEISELDLETQKIFLRVLESHRFRPLGEYNEVFCDFRFICASNRDLEAMVAQGTFRQDLFFRIREVTIRIPPLRERKTDLSQLIDHFLAAACQENDLPLKLLSPDLMRMFCSYAWPGNVRELSHVVRALVSASSTEEVIMPWHLPVELRAVLIRNSLKGTREGTGASHPPAQAFDGREWKHYRKESLETIEKSYFRSLVQSHEGDIASILAVSGLSQAQLYRLIKKHGLSLRPRSAASQDHRPLAI; this is translated from the coding sequence ATGGCCAGGATTCTCATTGTTGACGATGACGAAATCACCCGCGCGATGCTATCGACAATATTGAACGGGGAAGGGCACACGGCCTTGACCGAGCCGACCTTGACGGCTGGTCTCAAGCGCGCGCGGTCCACCCCCTGCGACGTCCTGTACCTGGATGTGGCCCTCCCCGACGGGAACGGCCTGGAGGCCGTCCCGACCTTCCTAGACATGCCCTCCAATCCTGAAGTCATCATCATCACGAGCTCAGGGGACCCCAACGGCGCGGAGAAGGCCATCAGGAACGGCGCCTGGGACTACATCGAGAAATCCTACACGCGGCAGGACATCCTGCTCTCCATTCGGCAGGCGCTGGCGTATCGCGCGAAAAAGCTGGACGCGTTGCCTGTCAAGCGGGGCCGGATCATCGGATCGAGCCCGCAGCTTGAGAAGTGCATCCAGGAGATGTCCCAGGCCGCCCGCAGCAACGTGAGCGTCCTTGTTTACGGCGAGACGGGCGTCGGCAAGGATCTCTTCGCCCACGCCCTGCACGAGAACAGTGCCGTGTCTAAAGGTCCGTTCATCATAGTCGACTGCGCCTCTCTTCATCCATCAATCGCGAGCAGGGAACTTTTTGGACACAAAAAAGGATCATTCACCAGCGCGATCACCACGAACCAGGGGCTCATACAGCAGGCCCATGGGGGCACCCTGTTCCTGGACGAAATCAGCGAGCTGGACCTGGAAACCCAGAAAATATTCCTCCGTGTGCTTGAAAGCCATCGATTCAGGCCCCTTGGCGAATACAATGAGGTCTTCTGCGATTTCCGTTTCATATGCGCAAGCAATCGGGACCTGGAGGCAATGGTCGCGCAGGGAACATTCCGGCAGGACCTGTTTTTCCGGATACGCGAGGTGACGATCCGCATCCCTCCCCTCAGGGAGCGCAAAACCGACCTTTCCCAGCTCATCGACCATTTTCTCGCTGCGGCCTGCCAGGAGAATGATCTCCCTCTCAAACTGCTGTCCCCGGATCTGATGCGCATGTTCTGCTCGTATGCCTGGCCAGGCAACGTACGCGAACTTTCCCACGTGGTCAGGGCGTTGGTTTCGGCATCCTCCACCGAAGAAGTTATCATGCCCTGGCATCTGCCCGTGGAATTACGTGCCGTGCTCATACGGAACTCCCTGAAGGGAACGCGCGAGGGAACAGGTGCGTCCCACCCTCCTGCCCAGGCTTTCGACGGGAGGGAGTGGAAGCACTACCGCAAGGAATCGCTCGAGACGATTGAGAAGTCCTATTTTCGTTCGCTGGTTCAGTCCCATGAGGGCGACATCGCCTCGATCCTGGCCGTTTCCGGATTGAGCCAGGCCCAACTGTACCGGCTGATCAAGAAGCATGGATTGAGCCTGAGACCCCGCTCCGCCGCCAGTCAAGACCACCGCCCCCTGGCAATCTAG